The nucleotide sequence CGATCGGTCGGCGTCCACCACGATAAATACCACGGTGCAGATCCCGGGGGGGCAGCTGATTTCCCCAGATATCATGCAGTCCGCGATTGGGATATTTTTCATTGGTAACCGGGTTGGTCCAGAAGTCCTGTGTGGCAGACCCGTTGCCGCGTCCCTGGGGACCATGGCAGGTAGCGCACTTGGTTTTATCGCTGAGGTACAGTTTACGTCCCCGTTCGCGGGATTCCGGTGAGTCTGGCACACGGGGAGACTCAGGGATCACCAGCGCCTCTTCCAGGTTTGCTTCTTCCCAGGCTTCCGCAACACTGGATGTGGCGAAATCAAGTGTGTCCGGGAAGTCCAGTTCCATGTACTCTTTGAGTTCTTCATTGACCTCTTCCGGCGTTTCCCCTCCCGCTTCACTGGTTCGTTCGGCAAAGGTCTCCTGGGAATAATCAAGGAACAGTTCGTCGACCAGTTTCTTTTCCGTTTCACCGCGAATGGAAAGCCAGATGACATAGTTGACAATCGCAGAGACTTCATCGTTGGTCAGCAGTTTAAAGGAAGGCATGTACGTCCCGGCGATTCCTTCTTTGACGGTTCGCTCCAGATCGTGTACCTGTGCTTTATCGGTCGATTTGGTGGACGTGTATTTGTAAATGCCCAAACGAAAATCACGAGGGGGAGGATTCAGATAGCGGGACGTCGGACCAGTGCCTTCTCCCGACATACCGTGACAGTGCATGCAATGTCGATTGTAAAGATCGCGGCCAAACTGCAGTCGCGTGCATTCGACCAGAAAAGTGTCGCCGGGCTGAGGATCGATTTCCGCAGATTTCTCAACGGCGATGATACCCGTTTCAAAATTGTATTCCTTGATGCGTGAAATCTGTCCCTGGGCTTTTCCGGAGGTCCACTCCAGGGGCAGTCCCTGAAGTTTGTCATACGCGTTTTCCAGGCCTGTGGTTTGAAAGCGGATCAGGGGGGCGTCGGCTCCCGTAGATTCGACTGATTTGACCTTGCCTTCCACATCGCCGAATTTCGTGGGCAGGCCTTCAAACTGAGTGAGGGCCAGTGGATTGCCGAACTCTCTGACCAGCGCCTCTTTGACGGGTTTGGCGGCGGCAGGCATGAGTTCATTGGTCTTCTCGGAGAAGATAAACTCAACCTTGGGCTGTTCGCACCCCGCGATGGTTATCACCGGGAATAACAGCAACAAAATGAAATCACGATACCCAAATCTCACGGAAGTGAATCCTCACTCTTTACTTATTCTGACAGTTGATTGATCGCAGTCTGTCGAGTCCGTTCACCCCCGGAAATTCGAACTGACCCGGGGATTTCTATTTTCCTTATGCCTCAAGCGATGCAGGGACGCGGATCAGTCAATTCACTGGAAAAATACGGAGATCAATCTGTTCATGTCTGCAATCGTTTTCTGACAGGTTTGCTTGCGCGGGGTGGGAGGCTTAACAGCCTGAATACTTAAGTAATTCTGGCAATGCTCAGGCGTTCTGACAACCAGCGTTTCCCTTTAGAAAGCCTTTTCTCACAAGCAGGAAGGCCCCCATCGGTAAGGTCCCAATCGCGGGAATCACACTTATAATATCGTATTTTCTTTGACTCTCTTTTTCAATCAGCACAGGCTGTCGTTTCACTACAATCCTGAGTAAACTGTTTTCACAGAGGCGAACTCTCTGTTTTTTACAGCTACAGTGCGAACAGGATTGAATGGGCACCTCACAAACAGACATGATCCGGGAATTCGACCGCCTGATTCGCAGGGATCCGGGAAAACGGGGCCTGATTGATTCCGAAAGCCGGTTTGGACCCCTCTGTCAGGACCATCTGCTGCAGGCCGCCCAGGCCATTGGGGCCAGTGCATCGCAAGTTGTGATTATCACAGGCTTTTATGTCCCCCGAGCACCGGTTCCTGCTGCCGAAACAGATGGGCCCCCCGGTGCTGTTTTGCTGGCGTTGATTCTGGAAGCATGTGGCATTGATACATTGGTGGTCACTGATGCGTTGTGTGCCCCTGTGCTGACGGCGACCGTCGATGCCTTCGGTTACGCCCGCTCCCGGCTTGTGGTTCTGGATCCGGATCAGCCGGGCTGGATTGAATCATTTTTCAGTCGACAGAAAATCAGTCATCTGATTTCCGTGGAGCGAGTAGGCCCGAGCCACACGATGGATTCCTGGTCGTCTCAGTTTTCTGATCGCAGTATGGATAGGAGCATATTTCAGCAGTGCGTCCCGCAGGCACATTTTGACCGCTGTCACAATATGCGCGGAGAAATCATCGATTCTTTTACGGCCCCTTTACATCAGCTGTTTGAGCGACTGTCTGAGTTTTTCCCAGCCGCGATTACAATCGGTATTGGCGACGGGGGAAACGAGATTGGAATGGGCAGCATTGCTTGGGAAGAACTGGATCGCCGCATTGCTTCGGAATTTTCCAGCCTGATTCCCTGTCGCATTGCGACCGACTGGAACATCGTTGCCGGAACCAGTAACTGGGGGGCTTCGGCACTAGCGGCAGCGGTCGCGTTATTACATGATCAGACGCGCATTCTGTTTGACTGGCAGCGGGATGAGCAGTTGAAAGTCCTCGAATTCATGGTTCAGGAAGCCCACGCCGTCGATGGGATTACAAAACAGCGGGAACCGACCGTAGATGGACTGCCGTTCCTTACGTATATGCAGCCCTGGGAAGGAATCCTGTCAATTCTGACTCGCTGATTTCCCGTTTTTTGCGTAAGACATCCGGGGAAACTCCTTCCCGCAGGCTCGAAATGACTTGCAATCTGACTTGTTTTACCGGTTAAAATGGGTTTCTGAACCTGTTTTAAAAACTGCTCGCCTCTCTTCTCGTGTCCTCAACAGAAACGAACTTGGATGAACCTCATGAAAATCAGCGTGCTCCGTTCTCACGAAAAGGCCCTCCTGAGACTGATGTGTCTGGCTCTGTTTTTGTGTTCAACCTCCCTGCTGCAGGCCCAGATCGTCAGTAATGACAAGTTCAAACAGGAAGATAAATTTCGGCAACTGGAAGAAACGTTACCTACCCCGAATGAGTTTCGCACGGCTTCCGGCGCACCGGGAGAAAAATATTGGCAGCAGGAAGTCGATTATGAAATTGATGTGGAGCTGGATGACAAGCTGCAGAAGATTATCGGGACGGAAAAAGTCACTTACACCAATAAGTCACCCGACAAGCTGAATTATCTCTGGATGCAGCTGGATACCAATATTCTGTCGTTCGATTCTGATGCACATCTGACTGATACCAGCTCTCATCTGGGAAAAGTCGGTTATAAAACGATGCAGCAACTGATGGCGAAAGAAACCTTTGATGGCAGAATGAAGATTTCGGCGGTCCGGGATGAGCAGGGCGATCCTCTCCCTTTTCAGATCATCAAAACCATGATGCGGATTGATTTGAACGGGTCGTTGAGCAGTGGTCAGAGTATGACGTTTTCGGTGGACTGGAGTTATCTGATCAATGATTCCCAAAGTCGCCCCGCGCGAACCGGCTATGAGTATTTCGAGGAAGATAAGAATTTTCTGTATGAGATAGCCCACTGGTACCCGCGCATGGCGGC is from Gimesia maris and encodes:
- a CDS encoding glutamate cyclase domain-containing protein encodes the protein MGTSQTDMIREFDRLIRRDPGKRGLIDSESRFGPLCQDHLLQAAQAIGASASQVVIITGFYVPRAPVPAAETDGPPGAVLLALILEACGIDTLVVTDALCAPVLTATVDAFGYARSRLVVLDPDQPGWIESFFSRQKISHLISVERVGPSHTMDSWSSQFSDRSMDRSIFQQCVPQAHFDRCHNMRGEIIDSFTAPLHQLFERLSEFFPAAITIGIGDGGNEIGMGSIAWEELDRRIASEFSSLIPCRIATDWNIVAGTSNWGASALAAAVALLHDQTRILFDWQRDEQLKVLEFMVQEAHAVDGITKQREPTVDGLPFLTYMQPWEGILSILTR
- a CDS encoding c-type cytochrome — translated: MRFGYRDFILLLLFPVITIAGCEQPKVEFIFSEKTNELMPAAAKPVKEALVREFGNPLALTQFEGLPTKFGDVEGKVKSVESTGADAPLIRFQTTGLENAYDKLQGLPLEWTSGKAQGQISRIKEYNFETGIIAVEKSAEIDPQPGDTFLVECTRLQFGRDLYNRHCMHCHGMSGEGTGPTSRYLNPPPRDFRLGIYKYTSTKSTDKAQVHDLERTVKEGIAGTYMPSFKLLTNDEVSAIVNYVIWLSIRGETEKKLVDELFLDYSQETFAERTSEAGGETPEEVNEELKEYMELDFPDTLDFATSSVAEAWEEANLEEALVIPESPRVPDSPESRERGRKLYLSDKTKCATCHGPQGRGNGSATQDFWTNPVTNEKYPNRGLHDIWGNQLPPRDLHRGIYRGGRRPIDIYRRIFAGIKGTPMPAFGPSALTDEERWDLVNYVMSLPYSK